The following proteins are encoded in a genomic region of Lachnospiraceae bacterium KM106-2:
- a CDS encoding O-methyltransferase yields the protein MLKEVESVTAKVCAYARARHSYFDRNKIYDDYLAYDLLGKDEYENMRQLLVEENNQVDELISPIILPRIQYAESKLETFIQKEKEAQYVICGAGMDSYAFRNTHDDLEVFELDHPNTQNYKRKRIEELEWIIPLNAHFIPINFEYQTIKEVLLEADFNENKKSFFALLGVSYYLSLDTLSNTFNSMASIAKEGSYLVFDYPSPMKLAKEGKRIDHLREATEQMGEKMTEGFTYSQMKVELKKAGFEIVDHQNPRQIQEKYLANQNNKMKAYENVHFILARKEGFV from the coding sequence TTGTTAAAAGAAGTAGAAAGTGTGACGGCAAAGGTTTGTGCTTATGCAAGAGCAAGACATTCCTATTTTGATCGGAATAAGATCTATGATGATTACCTTGCTTATGATCTATTAGGCAAAGATGAGTATGAGAATATGAGGCAGTTGCTGGTTGAAGAAAATAATCAAGTGGATGAACTGATCTCCCCGATTATTCTTCCAAGGATTCAGTATGCAGAATCGAAGTTAGAAACTTTCATCCAAAAGGAAAAAGAAGCTCAGTATGTGATATGTGGGGCGGGAATGGATAGTTATGCGTTCCGTAATACTCATGACGATTTAGAAGTATTTGAGTTAGATCATCCGAATACTCAGAATTATAAGAGAAAGCGGATTGAGGAATTAGAATGGATCATCCCATTGAATGCACATTTTATTCCAATCAATTTTGAGTATCAGACCATAAAAGAGGTCTTATTAGAAGCAGACTTTAATGAGAATAAGAAATCATTTTTTGCGTTATTAGGCGTGTCTTATTATCTTAGTCTTGATACATTAAGCAATACCTTTAACAGTATGGCGAGTATTGCAAAAGAAGGAAGTTATCTAGTGTTTGATTATCCATCGCCGATGAAACTAGCCAAGGAAGGAAAGCGCATCGATCACCTGCGTGAGGCAACAGAACAGATGGGCGAAAAGATGACAGAAGGATTTACGTATTCACAAATGAAGGTGGAGCTTAAGAAAGCTGGCTTTGAGATTGTGGATCATCAGAATCCAAGACAGATTCAAGAAAAGTACCTAGCAAATCAAAACAATAAAATGAAAGCTTATGAAAATGTACATTTCATCTTAGCAAGAAAGGAAGGATTCGTATGA
- a CDS encoding aspartate aminotransferase codes for MTRISNEYQAINLSQGFPDFDPPKEITDRLAEVAREGPHQYALTWGAENFRVALARKQEHFTGQKVDPNTEIVVTCGSTEAMMAAMMSVTNPGDNVIVFSPFYENYGADTILSGATPIYVPLIPPSYTFDADQLEDAFKKGVKALILCNPSNPCGKVFSYEELKVIADLAKKYDAYVITDEVYEHIVYAPYKHIYMATLPGMRERTITCSSLSKTYSITGWRLGYVIGDSRIIERVKKVHDFLTVGAAAPLMEAAVVGLNFGDEYYQKLQEKYTHSKNLFTKGLDQIGLTYTEPQGAYYVMVDIEEFGFRDDLAFAYWLAKEVGVGAVPGSSFFQEKIDRYVRFHFAKKDETLLQALDRLSSIYSKAKK; via the coding sequence ATGACAAGAATATCCAATGAATATCAGGCCATCAATTTATCACAAGGATTTCCTGATTTTGATCCACCAAAAGAGATTACAGATCGATTGGCGGAAGTCGCCAGAGAGGGCCCTCACCAATATGCGCTCACTTGGGGGGCTGAGAACTTTCGTGTGGCACTTGCACGAAAACAAGAACATTTCACAGGGCAGAAAGTTGATCCGAATACAGAGATCGTTGTCACTTGTGGTAGTACAGAGGCGATGATGGCGGCGATGATGTCGGTGACAAACCCAGGAGATAACGTTATTGTATTCTCACCTTTTTATGAAAATTATGGGGCGGACACGATCCTTTCTGGTGCGACACCTATTTACGTTCCACTGATTCCACCAAGCTATACATTTGATGCGGATCAATTAGAAGATGCATTTAAAAAGGGTGTCAAAGCGTTGATCCTTTGTAATCCATCTAATCCATGTGGTAAGGTCTTTAGCTATGAGGAATTAAAGGTCATCGCCGATCTTGCCAAGAAATACGATGCTTATGTGATCACTGATGAAGTATATGAACATATTGTATATGCTCCATACAAACATATCTATATGGCGACGCTTCCGGGTATGAGGGAACGTACCATCACTTGTAGTTCTTTATCGAAGACCTATTCCATTACCGGATGGAGATTAGGTTATGTGATCGGGGATAGCCGTATCATCGAGAGGGTTAAGAAAGTTCATGACTTTTTGACAGTCGGAGCAGCGGCACCATTAATGGAAGCAGCGGTAGTCGGATTAAACTTTGGAGATGAGTACTATCAAAAGTTGCAGGAAAAGTATACTCATAGCAAAAACCTATTCACGAAAGGTCTGGATCAGATCGGGTTAACTTATACCGAACCACAAGGTGCTTATTATGTGATGGTAGATATTGAAGAGTTTGGATTTAGGGACGATCTTGCCTTTGCTTATTGGTTAGCGAAAGAGGTTGGAGTAGGAGCAGTTCCGGGGTCTTCCTTCTTTCAGGAGAAGATCGATCGTTATGTACGGTTCCATTTTGCGAAGAAGGATGAAACGCTGCTTCAAGCACTTGATCGATTAAGTTCGATTTATTCAAAAGCAAAAAAATAA
- a CDS encoding pyruvate:ferredoxin oxidoreductase, beta subunit has product MQWNAKNLPKEELFYGHKACAGCGGSLATRMALKVLGERTFLAVPAGCMSAVGFVYPQLCFGNNAIISTFAGTASMLTGIQAGAKALGLKDYHVLGIAGDGGTADIGLQGLSGAIDRNDDVIYICYDNEAYMNTGIQKSGLTPFGAKTTTTPAGKQIHGNQKEKKNMFEIVAAHHIAYAATATIGYMEDFLGKVERAKQTKGTSYIHVIAPCPTGWGISSNQTIHAARAIVDTGLWYLAEYYDGTFHLNRKPKKKNQVEEYLLSQKRFAHLTPEDIHIIKEQRDEKWKQIEREWEYERVK; this is encoded by the coding sequence ATGCAATGGAATGCAAAAAATCTTCCTAAGGAAGAGCTTTTCTATGGACATAAGGCTTGTGCCGGCTGTGGGGGAAGTCTGGCAACGAGAATGGCATTAAAAGTATTAGGAGAAAGAACCTTTTTGGCAGTTCCGGCTGGTTGTATGTCAGCAGTTGGATTTGTCTATCCACAGTTATGCTTTGGAAATAATGCTATCATTTCAACCTTTGCAGGAACGGCATCTATGTTAACGGGAATTCAGGCAGGAGCGAAAGCATTAGGACTTAAAGATTATCATGTTCTTGGTATTGCAGGAGACGGTGGAACTGCAGATATCGGATTACAGGGACTATCAGGAGCTATCGATCGAAATGATGATGTGATCTATATCTGTTATGATAATGAAGCATATATGAATACAGGAATTCAAAAAAGCGGGCTGACACCATTTGGTGCAAAGACAACCACGACACCAGCAGGAAAGCAGATACATGGGAATCAGAAAGAAAAGAAGAATATGTTTGAAATTGTAGCGGCTCATCATATTGCCTATGCTGCAACGGCAACCATTGGATATATGGAGGATTTTCTTGGTAAGGTAGAACGAGCAAAACAGACTAAAGGTACTTCTTATATCCATGTGATCGCACCATGTCCAACCGGATGGGGAATTTCTAGCAATCAGACGATTCATGCTGCTAGAGCAATTGTTGATACAGGATTGTGGTATTTAGCAGAATATTATGATGGAACCTTTCATCTCAATCGTAAACCTAAGAAAAAGAATCAAGTCGAAGAGTATCTATTATCACAAAAGCGTTTTGCTCATCTGACACCAGAAGATATTCATATCATTAAAGAACAGCGGGATGAAAAGTGGAAACAGATAGAAAGGGAGTGGGAGTATGAACGAGTTAAGTAG
- a CDS encoding pyruvate:ferredoxin oxidoreductase, alpha subunit — MSDKRFLSGDEAFAEGIRLARPQVISAYPITPQTIVVEELASMVERQSLKSEFIHVESEHSALSCAIGASSVGARTFTATSSQGLLYMAECLPYAAGGRFPIVMMNANRSTALPWNIYGDQRDSISQLDSGWIQIYVEDAQEALDMALQSYYIAEHKGVSVPVMVNLDGFILTHTYEAVEIPSIEEADAFLPPYVTDNKMDLEQPKNMAFTVGPNLNMEFHIKHHEAMLTALDVLNESDQRYGKVVGRRYGGAIGTYHTEDAEYVLITLGSITGMARNVVDDLRASGVKAGLIKLRMVRPFPGDQIVKALGLAKAVGTLEKDISFGAEGTIYTNVNSAFLKNKRVIPSYNFIGGLGGRDITKEQLTECFYKLREQKEAEPIQYIGLAIKEG, encoded by the coding sequence ATGAGCGATAAAAGATTTTTATCTGGGGATGAAGCATTTGCTGAGGGGATTCGATTAGCAAGGCCACAGGTAATCTCAGCTTATCCCATCACCCCACAGACCATAGTCGTGGAGGAGTTAGCCTCCATGGTAGAACGTCAAAGTTTAAAGAGTGAATTTATCCATGTAGAATCAGAGCATTCTGCCCTATCTTGTGCTATTGGAGCATCAAGCGTAGGTGCTAGAACATTTACCGCCACTTCATCTCAAGGATTATTATATATGGCAGAATGTCTTCCTTACGCGGCAGGTGGCAGATTCCCGATCGTTATGATGAATGCGAATCGATCGACGGCCCTTCCATGGAATATCTATGGAGATCAAAGGGATTCTATCTCACAATTGGATTCTGGCTGGATCCAAATTTATGTAGAAGATGCACAAGAGGCATTAGATATGGCATTGCAGAGTTATTATATCGCAGAACATAAAGGCGTTAGTGTACCGGTTATGGTGAACTTGGATGGGTTTATCTTGACTCATACGTATGAAGCGGTCGAAATACCTTCGATAGAAGAAGCGGATGCCTTTTTACCTCCTTATGTGACTGATAATAAAATGGATTTAGAGCAGCCGAAGAATATGGCATTTACCGTTGGACCTAATCTGAATATGGAATTCCATATCAAGCATCATGAGGCAATGCTTACCGCACTCGATGTCTTAAACGAATCCGATCAAAGATATGGCAAGGTCGTTGGAAGGCGATATGGGGGAGCGATCGGGACTTATCATACTGAAGATGCAGAGTATGTGTTGATCACATTAGGAAGTATTACAGGAATGGCAAGAAATGTGGTCGATGATTTAAGAGCCAGTGGGGTGAAAGCTGGTCTCATTAAGCTTCGTATGGTTCGACCTTTCCCAGGAGATCAGATCGTAAAAGCACTTGGTTTGGCAAAAGCAGTTGGTACACTAGAAAAGGACATTTCCTTTGGCGCAGAAGGAACGATTTATACCAATGTAAATTCGGCTTTCCTTAAAAATAAAAGGGTTATACCATCTTATAATTTCATCGGGGGACTTGGCGGAAGAGATATTACAAAAGAGCAACTAACCGAATGTTTTTACAAACTTAGAGAACAGAAGGAAGCAGAACCGATCCAGTATATCGGCTTAGCGATAAAGGAGGGATAG
- a CDS encoding pyruvate:ferredoxin oxidoreductase, delta subunit, giving the protein MKQVKLIEYEEPKTWADIPWATCSEAGILITKNAGWRNERPVIDPKKCIGCGQCYLYCPDGVISFAEGEVSIDYDFCKGCGICSGICRRGAIRMEEER; this is encoded by the coding sequence ATGAAACAAGTCAAGTTGATTGAATATGAAGAGCCTAAAACGTGGGCTGATATCCCTTGGGCAACTTGTAGTGAAGCAGGCATACTAATTACGAAAAATGCTGGGTGGCGGAATGAAAGACCGGTCATTGATCCAAAGAAATGCATCGGCTGTGGTCAATGTTATCTTTATTGTCCGGATGGTGTCATTTCTTTTGCGGAAGGCGAAGTTTCTATCGATTATGATTTCTGTAAAGGTTGTGGAATCTGCTCTGGTATCTGTAGACGAGGCGCTATACGAATGGAGGAAGAGAGATGA
- a CDS encoding pyruvate:ferredoxin oxidoreductase, gamma subunit, whose protein sequence is MKEIRFYGRGGQGAFTASKILGAAAVLDGKYALAFPSFGPERRGAPVNAYTKIADGPVVDRSQPQKFDAILVLDDTLFDHSFLDLLKDRGKIYINTSKQYDNEHLVSIDATQAANEILHKNIVNTAILAYFIESTNIVSQESFQLVLQDFLPKGIITANLELVKRMGGLVYETSQVD, encoded by the coding sequence TTGAAGGAGATTCGTTTCTATGGCAGAGGAGGTCAAGGTGCTTTTACGGCATCAAAGATATTAGGGGCAGCAGCTGTGCTAGATGGTAAGTATGCATTAGCATTCCCTTCCTTTGGACCTGAAAGACGTGGAGCACCTGTAAATGCTTATACAAAGATTGCAGATGGTCCAGTGGTCGATCGCAGTCAGCCACAAAAGTTTGATGCGATTTTAGTGTTAGACGATACACTGTTTGATCATTCCTTTCTAGATTTGTTAAAGGATAGGGGGAAAATCTATATCAACACGAGTAAACAGTATGACAATGAGCATCTGGTTAGTATTGATGCGACTCAGGCTGCAAATGAAATCTTACATAAAAACATCGTAAATACAGCAATATTAGCTTATTTTATAGAATCAACCAATATTGTATCCCAGGAAAGTTTTCAACTGGTATTACAAGATTTTCTGCCAAAGGGAATTATTACAGCTAATCTGGAATTAGTTAAGAGAATGGGAGGATTGGTCTATGAAACAAGTCAAGTTGATTGA